The following proteins are encoded in a genomic region of Hymenobacter siberiensis:
- a CDS encoding PadR family transcriptional regulator: MKLENTQVQMRKGILEFCILEIIARGEAYASDMLEELTSARMIVVEGTLYPLLTRLKNAALLDYVWKESTSGPPRKYYTLTEEGRKFLAELRDTWEEMAASVGIIRHSRPPGDSR, from the coding sequence ATGAAACTCGAGAACACCCAGGTTCAGATGCGCAAGGGAATCCTTGAGTTCTGCATCCTGGAAATTATCGCCCGCGGCGAAGCCTACGCCTCCGACATGCTGGAGGAGCTGACTTCGGCCCGCATGATAGTGGTGGAGGGCACGCTCTACCCGCTGCTCACTCGCCTCAAAAATGCTGCTCTGCTCGACTACGTGTGGAAGGAGAGCACCAGCGGCCCGCCCCGCAAATACTACACCCTCACCGAGGAGGGCCGCAAGTTCCTGGCGGAGCTGCGCGACACCTGGGAGGAAATGGCTGCTTCGGTGGGCATCATCCGCCACAGCCGGCCACCCGGCGACAGCCGCTAA
- a CDS encoding putative type IX sorting system protein PorV2: protein MSQFSSVARGLALVGATAALALPAAAQSTKTPKYSNEFLNIGVGARALGMGKVQVSLATDATAGYWNPAGLTNQTHKYDGVLMHSELFSGVVKNDYAAFSMPIDDKSALGVSVLRLGVDNIADTRALVNEYGYVDYSKIEYFSVADYALLLSYARKLGVEGLSVGGSGKIIYRNIGKFAHGYGFGIDAGVQYNHKGWNMALMARDITTTFNSWNINSAEYVKGLNSNVAIKSDSIPKNSTEITLPRFVLGVGRRFDLPKQFSALVAVDLEATTDGQRNTLVSSKTVSVDPRLGVELGYKNLVFLRGGAGNFQKISSVVDQSLQWKGQYSLGAGVAVSGLRIDLALSRLAVEKLGSASQTNSLIVSLGYGFK, encoded by the coding sequence ATGTCCCAATTTTCCTCTGTTGCCCGCGGGCTGGCCCTCGTGGGAGCCACCGCCGCGCTGGCCCTGCCGGCCGCCGCGCAGTCTACCAAAACGCCCAAGTACAGCAACGAATTTCTGAACATTGGCGTGGGGGCCCGGGCCCTGGGCATGGGCAAAGTGCAGGTGAGCCTGGCCACCGACGCCACCGCCGGCTACTGGAACCCCGCCGGCCTCACCAACCAAACCCACAAGTACGACGGCGTACTGATGCATTCCGAACTGTTTTCGGGGGTGGTGAAAAACGACTACGCCGCTTTCTCCATGCCCATCGATGATAAGAGTGCCTTGGGTGTGAGTGTGTTGCGCCTGGGCGTAGACAACATCGCCGATACCCGCGCCCTGGTAAATGAGTACGGTTACGTCGACTACAGCAAGATTGAGTACTTCTCGGTGGCCGACTACGCGCTGCTGCTTTCCTACGCCCGCAAGCTGGGCGTGGAAGGCCTGAGCGTGGGCGGCAGCGGCAAAATCATCTACCGTAACATCGGCAAGTTTGCCCACGGCTACGGCTTTGGTATTGATGCCGGGGTGCAGTACAACCACAAGGGCTGGAACATGGCCCTGATGGCCCGCGACATCACCACCACGTTCAATTCCTGGAACATCAACTCGGCCGAGTACGTGAAGGGGCTGAACAGCAACGTGGCTATCAAGTCGGATTCCATCCCGAAAAACAGCACCGAAATCACACTGCCGCGCTTCGTGCTGGGTGTGGGCCGTCGCTTCGACCTCCCCAAGCAGTTCTCCGCCCTCGTCGCCGTCGACCTGGAGGCCACTACCGATGGCCAGCGCAACACCCTGGTTTCCAGCAAAACCGTGAGCGTGGACCCGCGCCTGGGCGTGGAGTTGGGCTACAAGAACCTCGTGTTCCTGCGTGGTGGGGCTGGCAACTTCCAGAAAATCAGCAGTGTGGTTGACCAGTCCCTGCAGTGGAAGGGCCAGTACAGCCTTGGGGCCGGCGTAGCCGTGAGCGGACTGCGCATCGACCTGGCGCTCTCGCGCCTGGCCGTAGAGAAACTGGGCAGCGCGTCCCAGACCAACTCCCTGATTGTATCACTGGGCTACGGCTTCAAATAG
- the porU2 gene encoding putative type IX secretion system sortase PorU2 produces MNKKYTYSTRRWVVLLMWVGLWLSSTTAQAQSGPVGNEWIVPGQTYYKMKIVRDGLYKIDYQYLTQAGITGVVPNELQIWRRGREIATYVGGSRTTLDATSFIEFYAVHNDGRLDAELYKNPADQPHQYFSLYTDTASYFLTWRAGTAGRHMQEPVAAGGTVHPHNLRERLTLRIEGFQDYPPELSTYLPWMQAGEGFYMNASNNELTYTIDSVSVSPAATGPLPRVEVVLFGAQDFSQRSGGVGTPHHTQVIVVPPTGGGAERVLGVMNYVGLVRARQSFTLQASDVSSTGRVIIKLKSVAPVAAGDYFVSHYLRTTVPQAPAWLASRNRLLFQNDSLLTGAATYELADVPATVAGFDINDLYNVQRVVGTQGASATLKRFVFPGATAAITHRLMLADEATLPKPLPARRVRFRTINPAVPTFTIITHPQLMGAVGTVPNAARAYANYRASTAGGRYDTLMVTSQQLYDQFFYGEKSWLALRHFSRWLAAATPNATNRYLLLLGKGIVPSEPVQGSYFARGGEFSLDLVPTSSRSVSDNLLTADYFNNNFVARLHTGRLTVTTPQQIMNYLNKVIDQDAQNLEPLGSQPWRKNVLHLVGAKDAGEAIEYKSYMDAAKARVERPLFGGHVETEVRNTPLPVAVDISSQLNAGVSLISYFGHAGATAFTLNFGMPSTMPSFTNYRKYPFLFLTGCFANGTFTRAPTVVEDWLFADRKGALGSLAESGFSYATPLSIAQDTLYKLLFNDPAWYGKPITVVHDEVVRRLQSSFTQDYEKEQLLCTGWQGDPTLSLYAPPLPDFIASAARLSIVPAPSQTVVRADSHDFVLNVGVANPGKIPYEPLEIRVTRKFPAALNRADSVFSFTRRAAWGPDTTYALPMRNSVGTSGGSTFVVMLDPNNRIAESNENNNSAQIDYTFLSGGVSILNPTEFAIAGSNQPRLVVQSNNLLGAQRDYDFEIDTVATFNGAVQRTTITAGLLAEWTPTLPARLGQRDSLVWYWRARFHTPGTGESGDWATSSLRVIPGSPGGWSQSHYTQFRQDARIGVEVKAPTKRWAFAATRVPLVLRTQGGGPPRSLPNFVSLSGAGIYIRTAAGLPSVYGCGVRSPNLLIAVYNGASLLPVAMPASYQRCGQAPDNFYYFSAADPANGNTPVDTLDNLNYSAIRQQQLNAFLTDIPAGSYVAVVSANRLRYTLLPAALKTRLQTLLGSQLIGRLADGEPLALLGQKLTATTGRLVHEIGPDASSTIAKNIQTIVLRDTLQLASSSGRILSMRIGPAKQWTNLYSTIRNLTPNGQHTLRVVGIDSLGHETVVLPNVTAAVQPLTTLVSAKAYPYLRLELALSDAVTRIPPQLEQWLVTSQGVPEGVVRRDLATAADYDPAKFARQAVDSAYISFPVKFENISDAPFAAPLITRVNLRSTGTGQPIAKSIDLTTRTVLLPGQTLTIPVKLDMTNQFGTFVTEVVVNPRLQREQNYANNELSLPAFTVTDRNVPPTLDVAFDGRHILNGELVSAMPIINIQLNDEDKFRHITDASFFTVLLQRPGQTVPAVLDVNSNSFHFSVDQTNGSVAKLTYEPGKTGPLPDGMYTLEVQGRDASNTSAGAQNFQVKFEVVNASQISNVYPYPNPVVSKARFVFTLTGQELPRNMKIQIVTLTGKVVREIFMNELGPLHIGNNITDFAWDGTDTYGDRLANGTYLYRVALDDPGAQFGHRATGGDKAFKNDWGKLVLMR; encoded by the coding sequence ATGAATAAAAAGTACACGTATTCGACGCGGCGATGGGTAGTGCTGTTGATGTGGGTGGGATTGTGGCTGAGCAGTACTACCGCCCAGGCCCAGTCCGGCCCGGTGGGCAATGAGTGGATTGTGCCCGGCCAGACGTACTATAAAATGAAAATAGTGCGGGATGGATTATATAAAATTGATTATCAGTACCTGACCCAAGCCGGTATTACCGGCGTGGTGCCCAACGAGCTCCAAATCTGGCGGCGCGGCCGGGAAATTGCCACCTACGTGGGCGGCAGCCGCACCACGCTGGATGCCACTTCTTTCATCGAATTCTACGCCGTGCACAACGATGGCCGGCTCGATGCGGAGCTCTATAAAAACCCTGCTGACCAGCCGCATCAATACTTCAGCCTGTACACCGATACGGCCAGCTACTTCCTGACCTGGCGCGCCGGCACCGCCGGTCGCCACATGCAGGAGCCGGTAGCAGCCGGCGGCACCGTGCATCCGCACAATCTGCGCGAACGGCTGACCCTGCGCATAGAGGGCTTCCAGGACTATCCGCCGGAACTGAGTACTTACTTGCCCTGGATGCAGGCCGGTGAGGGCTTTTATATGAATGCCAGTAATAATGAGCTGACGTATACCATTGATTCTGTGTCGGTGAGCCCTGCTGCCACCGGGCCGCTGCCTCGTGTCGAGGTGGTGTTGTTCGGGGCGCAGGACTTTTCGCAGCGCTCTGGCGGCGTGGGAACACCCCACCATACGCAGGTGATTGTGGTGCCGCCCACGGGGGGTGGAGCCGAGCGGGTGCTGGGGGTGATGAACTACGTAGGACTGGTGCGGGCCCGGCAATCGTTCACGCTGCAGGCCTCCGATGTTAGCAGTACCGGTCGGGTCATCATCAAGCTGAAAAGCGTTGCGCCAGTCGCGGCCGGCGATTATTTCGTGTCGCACTACCTGCGCACCACTGTTCCGCAGGCTCCGGCCTGGCTGGCCAGCCGCAACCGCCTGCTTTTTCAGAATGATTCTCTGCTAACGGGGGCCGCCACCTACGAGCTGGCTGATGTGCCCGCCACCGTGGCTGGCTTCGATATCAACGACTTGTACAACGTGCAGCGGGTAGTGGGCACACAAGGTGCCAGCGCAACGCTGAAGCGCTTCGTCTTTCCGGGCGCCACGGCGGCGATTACGCATCGCCTCATGCTGGCCGATGAAGCTACGTTGCCAAAGCCCCTGCCGGCCCGTCGGGTTCGGTTCCGGACCATCAATCCGGCGGTGCCTACGTTCACCATTATCACGCACCCGCAACTGATGGGTGCCGTAGGCACGGTACCCAACGCGGCCCGCGCCTACGCCAACTACCGCGCTTCGACGGCCGGCGGCCGCTACGACACGCTTATGGTGACCTCGCAGCAGCTGTACGACCAGTTTTTCTACGGCGAAAAATCGTGGCTGGCGCTACGTCATTTTTCGCGGTGGCTGGCAGCGGCTACGCCCAATGCGACCAACCGTTACCTGCTGTTGCTGGGCAAGGGCATTGTACCCAGCGAGCCGGTGCAAGGCTCGTACTTCGCCCGGGGTGGCGAATTCAGCCTGGACCTGGTGCCCACCAGTTCCCGCTCAGTATCGGATAACCTGCTGACGGCCGATTACTTCAACAATAATTTCGTGGCCCGGTTGCACACTGGCCGCCTCACCGTGACCACTCCGCAGCAGATAATGAATTACCTGAATAAGGTAATCGACCAAGATGCGCAGAATCTGGAGCCTCTGGGGTCCCAGCCGTGGCGCAAAAATGTGCTGCACCTGGTGGGAGCTAAGGATGCCGGTGAAGCAATTGAATACAAGTCTTATATGGATGCGGCGAAGGCCCGGGTCGAGCGCCCACTGTTCGGCGGGCACGTCGAAACGGAGGTCCGGAATACGCCGCTGCCGGTTGCCGTTGATATTTCGTCCCAGCTTAATGCTGGCGTTTCCTTGATTTCTTATTTCGGGCATGCGGGTGCCACCGCTTTTACGTTGAATTTTGGCATGCCGTCTACCATGCCATCTTTTACCAACTACCGTAAGTATCCATTTTTATTTCTGACCGGGTGCTTTGCTAATGGCACCTTCACCCGGGCCCCTACAGTGGTAGAAGACTGGCTTTTTGCCGACCGCAAGGGCGCACTGGGCTCGCTGGCAGAATCGGGTTTCAGCTACGCTACTCCCTTGAGTATTGCCCAGGACACGCTTTATAAACTCCTTTTCAACGACCCGGCCTGGTACGGTAAGCCTATTACGGTAGTACACGACGAGGTGGTGCGCCGCCTGCAAAGCTCTTTCACGCAGGACTACGAAAAAGAGCAGCTGCTGTGTACCGGCTGGCAGGGTGACCCTACCCTGAGCCTGTACGCGCCGCCACTGCCCGATTTCATTGCCAGTGCGGCCAGGCTGTCCATTGTGCCCGCTCCGAGCCAGACCGTAGTGCGGGCTGATTCGCACGACTTTGTGCTGAACGTAGGTGTAGCCAACCCCGGCAAAATTCCCTACGAGCCGTTGGAAATTCGGGTAACGCGGAAGTTTCCCGCCGCCCTGAACCGGGCCGACTCGGTGTTTAGCTTCACCCGGCGGGCCGCCTGGGGTCCCGATACTACCTACGCCCTGCCCATGCGCAACAGCGTGGGAACCAGCGGGGGCAGCACGTTTGTGGTGATGCTGGACCCGAACAACCGGATTGCGGAATCCAACGAAAACAACAACTCCGCCCAAATCGATTATACTTTTCTGAGCGGGGGCGTTTCGATACTGAACCCCACGGAGTTTGCCATCGCCGGCTCGAACCAGCCCCGGCTGGTGGTGCAATCGAACAACCTGCTGGGCGCACAGCGCGACTACGATTTCGAGATTGATACCGTGGCCACCTTCAATGGAGCCGTGCAGCGCACCACCATAACGGCGGGCCTGCTGGCGGAGTGGACGCCCACGCTGCCCGCCCGCCTGGGCCAGCGCGACAGCCTGGTGTGGTACTGGCGCGCCCGTTTCCACACCCCCGGGACCGGCGAAAGCGGTGATTGGGCCACGTCTTCGCTGCGCGTAATTCCGGGTAGCCCCGGCGGCTGGTCGCAGAGCCACTACACGCAGTTCCGGCAGGATGCGCGCATCGGTGTAGAAGTGAAGGCTCCTACCAAGCGTTGGGCGTTTGCCGCCACGCGGGTGCCGCTGGTGTTGCGCACGCAGGGTGGCGGCCCGCCCCGCAGCCTGCCCAACTTTGTTTCTTTGAGCGGGGCGGGTATTTACATTCGCACGGCGGCGGGGCTGCCCTCCGTGTACGGGTGTGGTGTGCGCTCGCCCAACCTGCTGATTGCCGTGTACAACGGGGCTTCGCTGCTGCCGGTGGCCATGCCGGCCAGCTACCAGCGGTGCGGGCAGGCTCCGGATAATTTCTACTACTTCTCGGCGGCCGACCCGGCCAACGGCAACACGCCGGTCGATACCCTCGACAACCTGAACTACAGCGCTATTCGTCAGCAGCAGCTCAATGCTTTCCTGACGGATATTCCGGCGGGCTCCTATGTGGCCGTGGTATCGGCCAACCGCCTGCGCTACACCTTGCTTCCGGCGGCCCTCAAAACCCGTCTGCAAACCCTGCTGGGCTCGCAGCTCATCGGCCGGCTGGCCGATGGGGAACCTCTGGCCCTGCTCGGCCAGAAGCTCACGGCCACTACCGGCCGCTTGGTGCACGAAATTGGACCGGATGCCAGCAGCACCATTGCCAAAAATATTCAGACCATTGTGTTGCGCGACACCTTGCAGCTGGCCAGCTCTTCGGGCCGCATCCTTTCGATGCGTATTGGCCCGGCCAAGCAGTGGACCAACCTTTACAGCACCATTCGCAACCTCACGCCCAATGGCCAGCACACGCTGAGAGTGGTGGGTATCGACTCGCTGGGCCACGAAACTGTGGTGCTACCCAATGTGACGGCCGCCGTGCAGCCGCTGACCACCCTGGTTTCGGCCAAAGCCTATCCCTACCTGCGCCTGGAGTTGGCCCTGTCCGACGCCGTGACCCGCATTCCGCCGCAACTGGAGCAGTGGCTCGTCACCTCGCAGGGTGTGCCCGAAGGCGTGGTGCGGCGCGACCTGGCCACTGCCGCCGACTACGACCCGGCCAAATTTGCGCGGCAGGCCGTCGACTCGGCCTACATCAGCTTTCCGGTGAAGTTTGAGAATATTTCGGATGCGCCCTTTGCCGCGCCGCTCATCACCCGTGTGAACCTGCGCTCAACCGGTACGGGCCAGCCGATAGCCAAGTCGATAGATCTGACCACGCGCACGGTGCTGCTACCGGGCCAGACGCTGACCATCCCCGTCAAGCTTGACATGACCAACCAGTTCGGCACCTTCGTGACGGAAGTGGTAGTGAACCCCCGCCTCCAGCGCGAGCAGAACTACGCCAACAACGAGCTGTCGCTGCCCGCCTTCACGGTAACAGACCGCAACGTGCCCCCGACCCTCGACGTGGCTTTCGATGGCCGTCACATCCTCAACGGCGAGCTGGTATCGGCGATGCCCATCATCAATATTCAGCTCAACGACGAGGACAAGTTTCGCCATATCACCGATGCCTCGTTCTTCACGGTATTGCTGCAACGCCCTGGCCAGACGGTGCCCGCCGTGCTGGATGTGAACAGCAACAGTTTCCATTTCAGCGTCGACCAAACCAACGGCAGCGTGGCCAAGCTCACCTATGAGCCTGGCAAAACCGGCCCGCTACCCGATGGCATGTACACCCTGGAGGTGCAGGGCCGCGACGCCAGCAATACCAGCGCCGGAGCGCAAAACTTCCAGGTGAAGTTTGAAGTGGTGAACGCCTCGCAAATCTCCAACGTGTACCCGTACCCCAACCCGGTGGTGAGCAAGGCCCGCTTCGTATTCACCCTGACGGGCCAGGAGCTGCCCCGCAACATGAAAATCCAGATTGTGACCCTCACGGGCAAGGTGGTGCGCGAGATTTTCATGAACGAGCTCGGCCCGCTGCACATCGGCAACAACATCACCGATTTCGCTTGGGACGGCACCGACACCTACGGCGACCGCCTCGCCAATGGCACCTACCTCTACCGCGTGGCCCTCGACGACCCCGGTGCTCAGTTTGGCCACCGCGCCACGGGAGGCGACAAAGCCTTCAAAAACGACTGGGGCAAGCTGGTGCTCATGCGGTAA
- a CDS encoding dihydrofolate reductase: MVSFVVAVAENNAIGKDGELPWGHLPDDLQHFKRLTLGHPVVMGRRTFDSLGRALPKRPNIVVTRQPGWAAPGCETAGSVPAALARAHELDEEVCVIGGGEIYREALPAADVIYLTEVHHSFEGDAFFPVLSPTDWREETRERHEADERHAYAFSFVTLRRR; encoded by the coding sequence ATGGTTTCCTTCGTCGTAGCCGTAGCCGAAAACAATGCCATCGGGAAAGATGGTGAGCTGCCCTGGGGCCACCTGCCCGATGATTTGCAGCACTTCAAGCGCCTCACCCTGGGCCACCCCGTGGTGATGGGCCGCCGTACCTTCGACAGCCTCGGGCGGGCCCTGCCCAAGCGCCCTAACATCGTGGTGACGCGCCAGCCCGGCTGGGCCGCCCCCGGCTGCGAAACGGCCGGCTCGGTGCCCGCCGCCCTGGCCCGCGCCCACGAGCTGGACGAGGAAGTATGCGTGATTGGCGGCGGCGAAATCTACCGCGAAGCCCTGCCCGCCGCCGATGTCATCTACCTCACCGAAGTGCACCACAGCTTCGAGGGTGATGCCTTTTTCCCCGTCCTCAGCCCCACCGACTGGCGCGAAGAAACCCGCGAGCGCCACGAAGCCGACGAGCGCCACGCCTATGCCTTCAGCTTCGTAACGCTGCGGCGGCGGTGA
- the fmt gene encoding methionyl-tRNA formyltransferase has translation MNTPLRLVFMGTPDFAVPTLESLLAWPGGQVVAIVTAPDRPAGRGRQLQASAVKQAAEAHGLPVLQPTNLKAPEFQAELKSYTADLQVVVAFRMLPEAVWDMPRLGSINIHGSLLPQYRGAAPINWALMHGDQETGVTSFFLRHEIDTGDLIFQDKIAIAPEDDFGSVYDKLKLVGAALARRSVEAIAAGTAPSIPQAYSTDLRPAPKLQKETGRLDFNRPAAELVNWVRGLSPIPTAFAALADGRIIKIFRAATLPFGDENPAAPAGTWASDGKKYLRVAAADAWLDLLDVQLEGKKRMPVQELLRGFKLPA, from the coding sequence ATGAATACTCCCCTGCGCCTGGTTTTCATGGGCACCCCTGATTTTGCCGTGCCCACCCTCGAAAGCCTGCTGGCCTGGCCCGGCGGGCAGGTGGTGGCCATCGTCACGGCTCCCGACCGGCCGGCCGGGCGCGGGCGGCAGCTGCAGGCCTCGGCCGTGAAACAGGCCGCCGAAGCCCACGGCCTGCCCGTGCTCCAGCCCACCAACCTGAAAGCACCCGAGTTTCAGGCCGAGCTGAAATCCTACACCGCCGATTTACAGGTGGTGGTCGCCTTCCGCATGCTGCCCGAAGCCGTGTGGGATATGCCCCGGCTGGGCTCCATCAACATTCACGGCTCGCTGCTGCCGCAGTACCGGGGCGCGGCCCCCATCAACTGGGCGCTGATGCACGGCGACCAGGAAACGGGCGTCACGTCCTTCTTCCTTCGCCACGAAATTGATACCGGCGACCTCATTTTCCAGGATAAAATAGCCATCGCGCCAGAGGACGACTTCGGCAGCGTGTACGACAAGCTCAAACTGGTGGGCGCCGCCCTGGCCCGCCGCTCGGTGGAGGCCATCGCGGCCGGTACCGCGCCCAGCATCCCGCAAGCGTACAGCACCGACCTGCGCCCCGCGCCCAAGCTCCAGAAGGAAACCGGCCGCCTTGATTTCAATCGCCCCGCCGCTGAGCTGGTGAATTGGGTGCGCGGCCTCTCCCCCATCCCCACTGCCTTCGCAGCCCTGGCCGATGGCCGGATAATCAAGATTTTCCGCGCCGCCACGCTGCCTTTCGGTGATGAAAACCCCGCCGCCCCGGCCGGCACCTGGGCTTCGGACGGCAAAAAATATCTGCGCGTAGCCGCCGCCGATGCCTGGCTTGATTTGTTGGATGTGCAGCTGGAGGGCAAGAAGCGGATGCCTGTTCAGGAGCTGCTGCGTGGCTTTAAGCTGCCAGCATAA
- a CDS encoding exo-beta-N-acetylmuramidase NamZ family protein, with the protein MIGLSVKITLSMLLALPACSTARPAAPATPHTLSTPPRVAALTVGAERLEKYLPQLQGKRVGLVINQTSRVGRAYLVDTLRARGINVTAIFAPEHGFRGEEADGATITDGRDARSGVPVRSVYGKTKKPTPEMLADVDVLIFDIQDVGARFYTFISTLHYVMEAAAEQGKTVIVLDRPNPNADLVDGPILEPAHKSFVGLDPLPIAHGLTVGELATMINGEKWLAGGKKCALTVVPLAAGYTHATAYALPIAPSPNLPTAHAVALYPSICLFEGTNVSVGRGTSTPFEVIGSPTQPATRPYTFTPAPNAGSPSPPLKGQVCHGLNLAGVPTRAASGGLVLSYLLDFYQQSTDKAHFFGKYFEELSGTNSMREQIIAGKTEAEIRASWAPGLNKFKALRKKYLLYPER; encoded by the coding sequence ATGATTGGGTTATCCGTTAAAATCACCTTGTCGATGCTGCTGGCCCTGCCGGCTTGCAGCACCGCCCGCCCGGCAGCACCGGCCACGCCGCATACGTTGAGTACCCCGCCCCGCGTTGCCGCGCTCACCGTGGGAGCCGAGCGCCTGGAAAAATACCTCCCGCAGCTGCAGGGCAAGCGCGTGGGCCTGGTCATCAACCAGACCTCGCGCGTGGGCCGCGCCTACCTCGTGGATACGCTGCGGGCCCGGGGCATAAATGTGACGGCCATCTTCGCCCCCGAGCACGGCTTCCGGGGCGAGGAGGCCGATGGGGCCACCATCACCGACGGCCGCGATGCCCGCAGCGGTGTGCCCGTACGCTCGGTATACGGCAAAACCAAGAAGCCCACTCCCGAAATGCTGGCCGACGTGGACGTGCTAATTTTCGATATTCAGGACGTGGGGGCGCGTTTCTACACCTTCATCAGCACACTGCACTACGTGATGGAAGCAGCCGCCGAGCAGGGTAAAACCGTCATCGTGCTCGACCGCCCCAACCCCAACGCCGACCTCGTGGACGGCCCCATCCTGGAGCCGGCCCACAAATCCTTTGTCGGCCTCGACCCGCTGCCCATTGCCCACGGCCTCACGGTGGGCGAATTGGCCACGATGATTAACGGCGAAAAATGGCTGGCCGGAGGCAAAAAGTGCGCCCTCACGGTGGTACCGCTGGCGGCCGGCTACACCCACGCCACGGCCTACGCGCTACCCATTGCCCCGTCGCCCAACCTGCCCACCGCCCACGCCGTGGCCCTCTACCCCAGCATCTGCCTGTTTGAGGGCACCAACGTGAGCGTGGGGCGCGGCACCAGCACGCCGTTTGAGGTGATTGGCAGCCCCACGCAACCGGCCACGCGGCCCTACACCTTCACGCCCGCTCCCAATGCCGGCTCGCCCAGCCCGCCCCTAAAGGGCCAGGTCTGCCACGGCCTCAACCTGGCCGGTGTGCCCACCCGCGCCGCGTCGGGCGGCCTGGTGCTGAGCTATCTGCTCGATTTTTATCAGCAGAGTACTGACAAGGCCCATTTTTTCGGAAAGTATTTCGAGGAGTTATCCGGCACGAATAGCATGCGCGAGCAGATTATCGCGGGTAAGACGGAGGCAGAAATCCGCGCCTCATGGGCACCGGGGCTGAACAAGTTCAAGGCGCTGCGCAAGAAATACCTGCTGTACCCGGAGCGGTAG
- a CDS encoding ABC transporter permease — MNVSRYISQKIDGGADSGSFTASVTKIAIISIAMGLAVMVVSFAILQGFRNEIQNKIFSFGAHLQISRYDTNNSLEVAPIAGPKLVKQLHAFPEVKFTQPYAVKTAIIKTKDEVLGVVLKGIAETDGLSPMRENLVAGKFLSFPDSAASDDVLISRKVADKLRLAVGEKALFYFIQNPPRIRQFRVSGIYSTGLDEFDEVYVIGDIRQIRELNSPAWPDSLVGGMEVVLKDFKTLDKTADNFYERLPYDLKIDKITEQYAQLFDWLQLLNRNVIIFLLLIIFVATFNMVATIFIMILERTNMIGILKALGATDNQIRRMFFFRGISLTVRGMLIGNLVAVGFCAIQYYFKVIPLDPENYYMDRVPISWDPKMLILLNVATFAASLLAVLIPTYLISRIKPVVAIKFD; from the coding sequence ATGAATGTCTCCCGCTACATTTCGCAGAAGATTGACGGGGGAGCCGATTCCGGCTCCTTCACCGCGTCGGTCACAAAAATAGCCATCATCAGCATTGCCATGGGCTTGGCGGTGATGGTGGTGTCGTTTGCCATCCTGCAAGGGTTTCGCAACGAAATTCAGAATAAAATCTTCTCCTTCGGCGCGCACCTCCAGATTTCGCGCTACGACACCAACAACTCGCTCGAAGTAGCCCCCATCGCCGGCCCCAAGCTGGTGAAGCAGCTCCACGCGTTTCCCGAGGTAAAATTCACGCAGCCCTACGCCGTCAAAACGGCCATCATCAAAACCAAAGATGAAGTGCTGGGCGTGGTGCTCAAGGGCATTGCCGAAACCGACGGCCTGTCGCCCATGCGCGAGAACTTGGTGGCCGGCAAATTCCTCAGCTTTCCCGACTCTGCGGCCAGCGATGATGTGCTGATTTCGCGCAAAGTGGCCGATAAGCTGCGTCTCGCGGTGGGTGAAAAAGCGCTGTTCTACTTCATTCAGAATCCGCCCCGCATCCGGCAGTTTCGCGTCAGCGGCATCTATTCCACCGGCCTCGATGAGTTTGACGAGGTGTACGTCATCGGCGACATTCGCCAGATTCGGGAGTTGAACTCGCCGGCCTGGCCCGACTCGCTGGTGGGCGGTATGGAAGTGGTGCTCAAGGACTTCAAAACACTCGATAAAACCGCTGATAATTTCTACGAGCGCCTGCCCTACGACCTCAAAATCGACAAAATAACGGAGCAGTACGCCCAGCTTTTCGACTGGCTGCAGTTGCTCAACCGCAACGTTATTATCTTCCTGCTCCTAATCATTTTCGTGGCCACATTCAATATGGTGGCCACCATTTTTATCATGATTCTGGAGCGCACCAACATGATTGGCATCCTGAAAGCGCTGGGGGCCACGGACAACCAGATTCGGCGGATGTTCTTCTTCCGGGGCATCTCGCTCACGGTACGCGGCATGCTCATCGGCAACCTTGTGGCCGTGGGCTTCTGCGCCATCCAGTATTATTTCAAAGTCATTCCCCTCGACCCCGAGAACTACTACATGGACCGCGTGCCGATTTCCTGGGACCCCAAAATGCTCATCCTGTTGAACGTGGCCACCTTCGCCGCCTCGCTGCTGGCCGTGCTGATTCCCACGTACTTGATTTCGCGGATTAAGCCCGTGGTGGCCATTAAGTTCGACTGA